One window from the genome of Mycolicibacterium gadium encodes:
- a CDS encoding RNA polymerase sigma factor → MKVRPFEEVVAEHGATVLRVCRAVVGPLDAEDAWSETFLSALRAYPKLPADANVEAWLVTIAHRRALDVGRARSRRPVPTDTLPEHPTPHADPATRDPDLWAALRQLPTKQRQAVAYHHIAGLPFAEIAPLLDNSPDAARRAAADGIKTLRKIYSKDEIP, encoded by the coding sequence GTGAAGGTGCGCCCGTTCGAAGAGGTAGTCGCCGAACACGGCGCGACGGTGCTGCGGGTGTGTCGTGCCGTGGTCGGACCTCTGGACGCCGAGGACGCCTGGTCGGAAACCTTCCTTTCGGCGCTGCGGGCCTACCCGAAGCTCCCCGCCGACGCGAACGTCGAGGCGTGGCTGGTGACCATCGCGCACCGCCGTGCACTCGACGTGGGACGCGCCCGCAGCCGACGGCCGGTGCCCACCGACACCCTGCCCGAGCACCCCACACCGCACGCCGACCCGGCGACCCGAGACCCCGACCTGTGGGCGGCGCTACGACAACTGCCGACCAAGCAACGCCAGGCCGTCGCCTACCACCACATCGCCGGCCTGCCGTTCGCCGAGATCGCCCCACTACTCGACAACTCCCCCGACGCCGCCCGGCGCGCTGCCGCCGACGG
- a CDS encoding SRPBCC family protein: MTERIEVSRTIPAPAADIFAVLCDPQGHVAIDATGMLQDADGDPARAVGDSFVVHMDREALNDYPLGKYDVTVSITEFEQDRLIAWTIFGQLKPDIGHVYGYRLEPVEGGTLVTSFYDWSNIDQHWRDANIFPIVSELALRGTLGILDRTVRRGYPKASTKG, from the coding sequence ATGACCGAACGTATCGAGGTGTCACGCACCATCCCCGCCCCCGCCGCCGACATCTTCGCTGTGTTGTGCGACCCGCAGGGCCACGTCGCAATCGACGCCACCGGGATGCTGCAGGACGCTGACGGCGATCCCGCCCGCGCGGTCGGCGACAGCTTCGTCGTACACATGGATCGCGAGGCGCTCAATGACTATCCGCTCGGCAAGTACGACGTCACCGTCTCCATCACCGAGTTCGAGCAGGACCGGCTGATCGCGTGGACCATCTTCGGTCAACTCAAGCCGGATATCGGGCATGTCTACGGCTACCGCTTGGAGCCGGTCGAGGGCGGAACGTTGGTGACGTCGTTCTACGACTGGTCGAACATCGACCAGCATTGGCGCGATGCCAACATCTTTCCGATTGTTTCGGAGCTCGCGTTGCGCGGCACCCTGGGCATCCTCGATCGCACGGTCAGACGCGGCTACCCCAAGGCGTCAACCAAAGGTTGA
- a CDS encoding Clp protease N-terminal domain-containing protein, with translation MTEPSKITNPVRLDDLIHVIKKVHDEPLEQLTDAVLAAESLGEIADHLIGHFVDQARRSGASWTEIGKCMGVTKQAAQKRFVPKTPNDADALDPNNGFSRFTPRARNVIVEAQNKAHEARNSEITPDHLLLAMFVDPDALAVKLLAGQAVDASKVSTAVSLPSAADGELPALTPFDGAAKKVLELTFRQALRLGHNYVGTEHIVLALLEAEDDDGPLHRLGVDRARFENDLTTALEPFTKS, from the coding sequence ATGACCGAGCCTTCGAAGATCACCAACCCCGTCCGCCTCGACGACCTCATCCACGTCATCAAGAAGGTGCACGACGAACCGCTCGAGCAACTCACCGACGCAGTACTGGCCGCCGAGTCCCTCGGCGAGATCGCCGACCACCTGATCGGCCACTTCGTCGATCAGGCCCGCCGGTCGGGGGCGTCATGGACCGAGATCGGCAAGTGCATGGGTGTGACCAAGCAGGCCGCCCAGAAGCGGTTTGTCCCCAAGACTCCCAACGACGCCGACGCGCTCGATCCCAATAACGGCTTCAGCCGGTTCACCCCGCGCGCACGCAACGTCATCGTCGAAGCCCAGAACAAGGCCCACGAAGCGCGCAACAGCGAGATCACCCCCGACCACCTGCTGTTGGCGATGTTCGTCGATCCCGACGCACTCGCGGTGAAGCTGCTCGCCGGCCAGGCCGTCGATGCCAGCAAGGTCAGCACGGCGGTGTCGCTGCCCTCGGCCGCCGACGGCGAGTTGCCCGCGCTGACGCCATTCGACGGCGCGGCGAAGAAGGTGCTCGAATTGACGTTCAGGCAGGCACTTCGCCTGGGCCACAACTACGTTGGCACCGAGCACATCGTGCTCGCCCTGCTCGAGGCCGAGGACGATGACGGCCCACTGCACCGCTTGGGCGTTGACCGTGCGCGCTTCGAAAACGACCTGACGACCGCGCTGGAGCCGTTCACCAAAAGCTGA